In Terriglobia bacterium, the genomic stretch GATATGAGTGTCCCGATACCGCCGGGCCCCCCGTTCTTTCGCTTCAGTGATCCCGAGGAATGCAAGCGCGTCCTGATCGCGGCCGGTTTTCGAAATCCCGCTGTCAGCCATGTCCCGCAGGTATGGCGGCTTGAGTCTCCTGATGCTCTCTTCGATGTGATGTACCACGGCTCCGTCCGCAACGCCGCGCTCCTCCGCGCGCAGAAACCGGATGTGCTGGAAGCGATACGTGAGGAGATCCGGCGCAGTGTGGAAGAGCAGCGGCTCGAGTTGCCGATGCCTTCGGTGCTGGCGGCCGCAGAAAAGTTGTAGTCGCGGGCTAAAGCCCGCGCCTACATTCAGATGCGCAGCTGATCGCGGCCGACGACGATTTCTCCGTCAAAGAACTTCCTGATCTCCGCGGTGTATGGGTCTGCGGCCGGACCGCCGCGCGGCCCTGCCCCGCCCACCTGGTGCGTGAGCACGACGGTTTTTACTTTGGCCGCTGCGGCCATCCGTCCAACGTCTTCGGTAGAGGAGTGCGTTTCAATAACGTGACGGGCAATACTCTCCCCGGCTGAAGCCGCGCCGCGTCCATCGGCCTGCGGCTGGGCCGGCCCCGCCCCCGTTCCCCTCACCTCGCATACAAGAACATCCGCCTCGCGCGCGAGTTCGATCAGGCCGGTCGAATACGCCGTATCGCCCGAGAAAACAATCGAGCGGTCGGGCATATTGAACCGGTAAGCGAACGAACGATATGGCATTTTCTCCTTCGCTCGATCTGGGAAATGCGTATTTTCGACGGCGCTGACCGTGACACGTTCGTCACGAAACACTTCGGTGATCTTCGGCGCAGACACGTCATGGCCGGTATACAGCGTCTCCGGCCGAACGGTGCGGCCTTCATCGGTCATACGAATCTCTGCGTCGGCTTTGAAAAAGGCGAGGGCGGCATCCACCAGCGCTTTGGTGCCGAATGGGCCGTAAACAGCCGCCGGCGGAGGATTGTTTTGTCCTCCGGTCCATTTGTGAGACAGAAGCGCGGCCAGATCGGAGGTGTGATCGTTGTGCAGATGGGTCAAAAAAATGTTACGAATATCGTTGATCCGGATACCCGCTTCGACCAGAGCCCTCACCGTCCCGTAGCCGCAGTCGACAAGGTATGGCTGGCCTCCGGCGATCACCACACTGGCCGCCTCCGAACGCATTAACGAAACGTTCGGGCCGCCCTGCGTTCCGAGAAGTATCAGCGTCGTTTTGGCTGGTGCAGCTCCGGCTTGAGCAAACGCCGTCGAGAACGCGGAAGCGCCCGCTTCGGCAAGTGCAAGAAACGCCATGTTCCGGAGAAATACACGCCGGTTCCAGACAGGGTGATCCTCGAATTTGTGCTTCATATTTGAAACGAGAATAGTCCAGAGTTGAGTCCACAGAAACTTTAAATCGATGAACTGTGGACCGCCCTCCACCAATCTCCGCCGAAGAATAAGGTCATCAGGTTGACTTCCATTTCGTCGCCACGAAACGGAAGTCCGCGGCTCGAACTTCGGTTTCATCGCCGCGAAATGGATCTTCGATCGCCTACGGAGCTATACCATTGACATGATAAGGTTTATAGCCAGATACTAGCGGAGCGTCCCTAATTCCTTGGCATTGTATATGAATCAACCGCTTTGCCTCACTTTCGGTGCACTGTTTCTAGTTGGAGTTGCGGTTGCCGCTTTGCCAAGCCAGACGACCTCCACGCTGATATTTGATGCGGCGAGTTTGAAGGAA encodes the following:
- a CDS encoding MBL fold metallo-hydrolase, which encodes MKHKFEDHPVWNRRVFLRNMAFLALAEAGASAFSTAFAQAGAAPAKTTLILLGTQGGPNVSLMRSEAASVVIAGGQPYLVDCGYGTVRALVEAGIRINDIRNIFLTHLHNDHTSDLAALLSHKWTGGQNNPPPAAVYGPFGTKALVDAALAFFKADAEIRMTDEGRTVRPETLYTGHDVSAPKITEVFRDERVTVSAVENTHFPDRAKEKMPYRSFAYRFNMPDRSIVFSGDTAYSTGLIELAREADVLVCEVRGTGAGPAQPQADGRGAASAGESIARHVIETHSSTEDVGRMAAAAKVKTVVLTHQVGGAGPRGGPAADPYTAEIRKFFDGEIVVGRDQLRI